The genomic region GTCAAAGCCGATTTCGTTGTAGGCAGTTTCGCCGATGACGATGCCGAAGTTCACCATGTCGGGCGAAGTAAATCGCAGGTACTTGAGGAGGTCTTCGGGAGTGTTCACCACGTCGGTTGCGGTCAAGCGTTCGATTTCTTGCGGGTCGCGGGTGCTCACCAACAGGGGGAACAAGTTGTCGCCAATCACCTGCTTGCTGTTCAGATACAAGGTATTGCCTATCATGAGGCTGATGGAGTCGTTCAGCACCTGACGGACTTCGATGATGATGTCGCGGCTAGAAGACATTTCCTGCATTTCCAGCTTGGACGGGCCGCAGGCGACGAACATGGCAGAGGCCATGGCAACAACGAGAATCAAAAGCATTTTCATAAGACGGGTTCCTTTTTTTGGGGAAATATAAATATTTTCAAGAATTTTTTTCTTGCGGGCGGGGCCCCAGCTCGGAGTTGCGAAGGCCGCACGGGCCCCTCCCTGCACCCTCCCCATCCTTGGCCGACGCTTTTACTCTCATTCTGTATGTTTTTATTCTAAAATTAAAATTACACCTCACTTTCTGCGATACTTTATTTATGGAAAGAATCGCAAATACTTCTGGCGAGAGATAATATTAAGAAGGTTTCAAGAATGTTCTTTTCTTAAGATTCCGAGGGCGCGGTCAACTAAGTCCGGCGAAATGTGGAAAATCTCGCTGAGCTTTTCCACACGGAGTTCTTCGGGAATGCGTTCCATACGGGAGCCGTCCTTGTCGCGGATGACCAGGTTCCCTTTCTGGTAGTAATACTGCACTCCCCGTTCCCGGTCCAGGCGGTTGAGCACTGGATAGGTCATCATCTCCCGGTAGAAACTTTCGGACCAGTGCTGCTTGAATTCTTCGACGGAAACACCTTCCAGCGGATACTCGAAACGAAGCTTCATGGGGCCGCCCGCACCGCCGGTCCAGAGTTCCAGGGCATCGGCGGCAGGCCGCACCAACTTTACGCAGTTGGGGACCAGCGGAAAAAACGCCTCGCCGGAACCGAACGGTTGAGGTGCAGGCAAAGGGAGCGGATCGAAGATGAGGTAACCGGGGTCAAAGAGGTACGAGGTATGGGGTATGAGGTCGCCAGCCTTTGGCTGGCTTTGAGGTGCGAAAGAGACCTCCGGCAAAACCAGGGCGCAGTGGATGTTTTTTTCTTTGCGTTTGTGGCCCATGACCAGACGGGGCGAAAGCCCCATGTCGGTAAAGGCCTGATACAGGAGCCAGGTCATGCTGAAGCAGGTGCCGCCACCCATCCAGGAATCTACATCATTTTGGAAACTGTCATCCAGGTTGCGGGCACGAGTGGCAGAACCCGCCGATTCCAGGCGGATAATCTTCGTAAGGTTCTCGTAGGTGACAGTGGAGAGCCTGTTGCACAGTTCGAGAATCTTTTGCCAACTTTCCTGTTCCATAAGGCCAATAATAGAAAATGTCCTGACATCGGGTTTTTAAGGGCAGGGCCCTTAGGCGAAGGGGTGATGGATGGTTCGACAGGCTCACCAACATTGTTTCACGCAATGCCTGGAGAAACAGCAATCAGGGGAAGGCTTTCCCCTTTGGATCAATCATTCCACTCACTACTCACAACTCACCACTATTTGCTATATTGTGGTCATGCTGGGAATCGAACAGAAAAAAGGAAACGACCAACGCCTGTGCGGGCGCATGATTGCCTACGCCAAGATCTTGCCCTCCCCCGATGCGGAGCGGAGCGGCACGCCTTTTGACGACATGGTGAAAAACGGACTTTTCGCCCTGGAAGGGGATTTCCGCCAGCAGCCCAAGATGCCAAACCGCAGGGCCATCAACAAGGCCGTAGATTCAAAGATCGACAACCTGCTGGAATCCATGGAAGAAGACGGCGTGGAACTGCCCGAAGATATGGACGTGGATTCCCTGCGGGAGCGCCTCCACGAACTGGCCAACATGGAAGTCATCCCCATTCCTGCCCGCATCTGCAATTTCGCCAGCGAAGAAGATATCCTGAACGAAGACGCCGACGTGTATTACATTGGCGAGTTCATCGGCATGAACCAGGCCCACTTTTGCCTGACCACGCTGCCCGTCTTTTACCAGGCCCGTTACCGCGAACAGGCCAAGGTCGAAGAAATCAACCTGCTGAACGAGATGCTTTCCCAGTTCGAAAACGGCGAGATTATGGACAACGACGACATCCAGCGGGAAACTGAAGAACTGTTCCCCGAAGGGGCGAGCCTCAATACCTTCGTGGGCGACCTGAACAACCTGCTGAATACCAGGGTGGTGCCTTTCTTGCTGGCCTGCGAAACCGACAGCGACTACGAAAACCAGATTGCCCTGTTCTACAAGTTCATGAAAAACTATCCCGAACAGCGCGACATCAAGCTTATCGACGGTGCCATCAGGGAACTGCGCAGGCAAAGCGACAACCAAGGAGCCCGCAGGCTTTTGGAACTGGGATGCAAGAAGGTGAACGCCATCTACAACGAAGACATCAAGGGCGCCGAAGAAATCAACCAGGAAATCGCCGCCATCTAGGGCAGTTCCTTTACCCAATTCACTACATCTTGGAGAGGGTCAAAAGGACCGCTCCAATCAAGATGACCACCGTGGACATGGCAAGCTTGATGCGGCCTCCGCGGGAGGCGTATTCGCCGAACACGAAAACTCCCCATAACTGGTTTACCACCAGGTTCAACTGCAAAAGCGGGTAACCTACCGCGTAGCCGAACATGCCGTCGTCGGCAATAGTCCAAAAAATGGCCAGGGTACCGAACATCCACATGACGCCCGACGCCATGGAAAGGAGGGTGGGCACAATGTTTGAATGCCTGATGTCCTTGCGGCGGCGAAATGTCACCAGGCCCACCAGCACGAGGCTTCCGATGCAGACTCCGAAGGAGAAGGGGAACAGGAATTCCATGTCGCCCATGCCGCTGAACTTGAAGGGAATCAGGTAGGTGCCGAACACCGCTCCCGACAAGAGGGAGCGCCAGTTTTTCCAGATGGACTTTGTCTTGCTGGCAGGAATCCAGATGCCGATAATCATGCAGGCGATAGCCGGGATGGAATAGTACAGCAGGGTCTTTTCCTGGAAAATGACCACCCCGCTAAAGAACGAAAGCAAAATGCTCACGCTCATGGACCGTAGGCCAGTCCCTGCCAGGTCCGCTTCAGCCTGCACCGCCCAGAAACACAGCGCACCGCCCAGCACCCAGAGGAGACCGCAACCGATGCCTACGGGGTGAAAGTTGAACTGCCCCGTAACGCAGGTGATGCCCACAGAACAGATGAGCGCCCCGATGGACATGAACGCCAGATAGGACCAGGAGGAGTAGGCGGGATACTTTTTCAGCGGGACCATGTAGGTTCCGAAAGCGAAAATCCCGATAAAGACGCCGATAAGGCTGAGAGTGCTACTTTCCAATGCAGAACCCCGCGAAAATAGATTGTAAAATATCTTCAGAAGAAATTTCGCCCACCACGCTCTGGAGGGAGCGGCGCACCAGCTGCATCTCAAAGGCGAGAAGTTCTACAGCGGGCTGTTTCTGGAGCAGGTCCAGGGCCCGTTTCACCCCTTCGAAGGCCTCGGCGAGGCAGGCCCGTTCCCGCTCGCTGGTAATCCAGATGTCTTCGGGGCTGCGACCTTCGGTAAACAGGGCGGCGTCCATCTTTTGCCTGAGCTCGGCCAGACCCTCACCGGTCTTGGAGGAGACTAGTAGGTTGTAGGGCGTTGGATTCTGGTCACAAGATGGTCCGGCGGAATCCAGCCGGTCCTTCTTGGTAATGACGGTCATGTCGGACTCATCCTTCGTCATGGCGGGCTCGACCCGCCATCCAGCCTCTGTCCCGTCCACCACGTGAATCTTCAGGTCCGCCTCTTTCAGGATTTCACGGCTCTTTTCCATGCTGAGGGCGTCCAGCTCGTCGGTGGCCCGGTCGGCAATGCCTGCGGTATCCACCAGACGGATTTCCCCGCCGGGCAAAAACAGCCGGACCTCCACGAAGTCCCGAGTGGTGCCGGGGACGCTGCTCACGAGAATGCGGTCTTCGCCCAGGAGGGCGTTTACCAGGCTGGACTTGCCCGCGTTGGGGGCTCCGTAGAGCACTACCAGCGGGAGGCGGCTCAGGTTTTCCTTGCCGCGGAAACTCTGGAGGATTTCCGAAATCTTTTCGCCGATGGCCACAATCCTCTTGCGCCAGGAATCGTAATCCGGGTCGGCCTCCTCTTCGGCAAAGTCCACGTCCAGCTCCAGCCGGGCGGACATATCCTTCACCTGTTCGTTCAGTTCCTGAATCTTTTTCGAGAGCGTTCCCGAAAGAAGGCGGTGGGCGTTTTTCAGTTCCGCTCGGTTCGCGCTGTGGATCACGTCGGCCACGGATTCCGCCTGGACCAGGTCCATCTTGCCGTTCAGAAAGGCCCTGCGGGTAAATTCACCAGGTTCTGCCAGACGAACGCCTTGCACCTTGCGGATGGCCTGAATCAGCTCCCGCACGATCAGCGGGTTTCCGTGAGGGTAAAGTTCCAGCGTGTCTTCGCCGGTATAGGAATTGGGTCCTTCGAAAAACAGGTAAAGCAGGCTATCGACGGTTTCGCCGGTTTTAGGGTCCCGGGCAGTTCCAAGACGGGCCTTGTGGCTTTCCAGTCGGGCCACAGCCCTTTCGCCGAACAGGGCCAGAACTACGTCACGCACCTGGGGGCCGCTTACGCGGATGGCCGCCACGGCGCTAACGCCTGCGGGAGTCATGGGTGCGACAATGGTCCGGGAATCCATGCAATTAAATATAGTATTAAAAGTTTGAGAGGTTGTAGGTATTGGGGGTTAGGATCTAGAGGTTAGGATTTAGGGGATAGGATCTAGGGGTTAGGGGTTTGAGGTCGCTTCGCTTTGAGGTGTGAGCTCGGTCGCCAAAGGCTCCCTTTGAGGCTCGTGCCTCATATTTCATACCACACACCTCATACCTCATAACTCACAACCCACGACTCATAACTCACGACTCACGACTCCTAACCCTCGCCTTTTTTCTATCTTCCCTCTCATGAGCAACTTCAAACTGATTTCTCGCCCTCTCGGCACTATCCAATGTTACGTTTTACAGCGCGATGACGGCGCCGAACTGGAAATTCTGAGCGGTTACGGCGGAGGCCTTAACGCCTGGCGCATACCCGTCGCAAAAAACGGCGCGGGCGTCACCGGTTCCGACAAACTGGACCTTCTCTTCGGTTACCGGAAAGGCGATGACATCTACAAGATGGGCCCCGACACCAATGCGGGTTGCAGACTCGCCCCCTTCCCGGGCCGCACCGCCTACGCCAAGTTCACCTGGAATGGCAACACCTACGCCCTTATAAACAACGTGAGTTGGGCGCCCCATGCCCTCCACGGCTTTTTGCAGAACAAGGAATGGAAATTCGAAAGTTTCGAGAACGACTCCGAAAGTTGCACCGCCGTTTTCACCTGCGACTGGCCGGGCGCCTTCGCCGGATTTCCCTTCCCTTTCAAGGTTACAAACAAAGTAACTTTTACAGGAGAATCCTACACCGTAGAAGCCTCTGTGCAGAACATCGGAAAGGCCCTCATGCCCTATTCCGAAGGCTGGCACCCCTACTACAGCCTGGGCGAAAAGGTAGATAGCCTGAAGATGACGCTCCCCGAAAGCAAGCTTGCCCTTCTGGACCAGGCGGACCTTCCCACCGGGAACTTCAAGGACGACACCCGCTTCGTGGGCGGCCGCGCCATCGGTGACGAGTTCATCAACGACTGCTTCTGCCTGGGAGGCGATTTTTCAAGTGCGACGGCACAATCCCAAACCCAGGCCCACGTGTTTTTGGAAGGGAGCGCAGGCAAACTGGACATCTGGCAACAGGCCGGTCAAGGGCAATACAACGCCATCCAGATTTACACGCCTCCTACCCGGGCAAGCATCGCCATCGAGCCCATGACATCGGAGCCCGACGCCCTGAACCACCACCGCGGGCTGATAGAAATCCCTCCCGAAGATTCACGAAAATTTACATTCGGGGCCAAGTTCCAAAAGAAATAAGATACTTATATCTTAATTTTTCTCGCAGTCACCCATAATTTCTTATTTTGGGAAAGTTAAGGAGTGTACTATGAATTTCAAAAAAGCCTTTACCTTTTGCATCCCCGTTCTTCTTGCGGCAAGTCTCTTCACTGCCTGCGGAGACGATTCCTCTAGCACAAAGTCTTCCGAAGAACCGGAATCTTCTGACTCTGCAGGTGAATACTCGAAACCTGTTACCGATGGTGCAACGGAAAGCGCCCAGAAGCTTTACAATTTTCTTTCCTTGAATTACGGCAAGAAAACGGTTTCCGGTTTTATGACCGGAGATGTCAGTTCCTCCAAGGTCAAAGACCTTCCTGACGTGGTTGCTTTTAAAGAGCGCACCGGCAAGTACCCGGCACTGGTGGGATTTGATTTTCTTTTTGCCACCGGTCTAAAGGCAAGCGACGCCTGGTACAAGGAATATACTCAGATGGCCTTGGATGCGGCAAAGGACCTGTGGAACCAGGGTGGCATTCCCGCGTTCACCTGGCACTGGAAGGACCCTAGTGATAAGATTGACGCTTTTTATACCCAATCTGGAAACTCCAAGGAATACACCGATTTTGATTTCACTCAAGGCTTTGCCGACCCTGCCTGTACGGCTAATTGCACCTGGAACAAGGAATCAGAAACCTACAAGCAACTGGTCAGTGACATTGACGAAATTGCCGATATGTTCCTAACCCTCCAGGAATCCGGTGTTGCCGCCATATTCCGCCCGCTTCACGAAGCCAGCGGCAAGTGGTTCTGGTGGGGCACCAAGGGTGGAGCCGCATTCCAGGCACTCTACAATTTGGTCTATGACGAGATGGTTGGAGTCAAGGGAGTCAAGAACCTCATCTGGGTGTGGAATCCGGAATATGCCAAGGACACCGACTGGAATCCAGGCGCAGGCAAGTACGATGTCATAAGCTTGGATATCTACGAGGCGTGGGACTATTCTTCCAAGTTCACTGCAGCTCACAGCGAATTGGCCGCAAACTACGGAACAGACAAGATGCTGGCCATTTCCGAAAACGGTCCTATTCCCGATATGTCTGTAATGGCTTCTGAAAAGAGCGTGTGGTCCTGGTGGATGCCCTGGTACCAAACTTGGAACGGCAACTTCCTGGACCAGACCGTGGACGCCGTATGGAAGGCGAATATGGACAGCCCCTGTACCATCAGCCTCGAAGACATGCCCGGCTGGGACAAGTACACTATGTCCAATACCCCTGTAGCAGATTGCGAAGCGGGTTACAAACTGGCCGAATTGGATACTGCAAGAAAAGTGGAAGAAGTGCTCCCCGACGACATCGCCACCAACGGATGGTTACAGGTTAAGTTCTCCGCAGGCAGCGGCGACACAGCCAAGGGAAACATCGTCATTTTGGAGGGCAGCGTCCCCGACCTGTCCTCCGCCAAGAAAATCACCATGAACGTGAACAACACCAACAAGTTGTCTGGCATCTGGTTCACGGTGGCATTCCTGACGGGAGCCCCCGACTGGGCCTGGGCTCAGCCCGACGGTTGCTGGATTGACGCCGGCAAGTCCATGCCTTGCGAAATAGATCTTTCCACCACCGCCAAAGACCAGAAGGTTCTAGAAGGGGACGACTACACCGCCTTTATGAGCAATATTTCCAAAGTGTACCTGGAAGTATTTGCCGAAGGTTTCAACGGAACGGTCTATTACGATGCCGTGACCGTTGACGGTGCAACCGTAATCAATAATTTTGACAGCCAGCAGAAAATAACCATAGAACAGGGCCAACTCGTAGAGGCCAAGGTTGTAGGAAACGGAAATTAACAAAAAAGAGAGGATTGGGATATGGACTTTAAGATCATCACAATGGCCTTCGGACTATTAGCGGCAACCTATGCAGGAGCCGCTAACGGCGACGGTTACAAGATGAGTGTTTGCTCCAGCGACAAGAGCAAGCTCTGTTACAACGGCAAAGAAATTTTCCTGAATGGTATGAATGTCGCCTGGTGGCATTTTGGTCAGGACGTGGGCAAGGATGCCAACGGAAAAATTCAGAAATTAGACGAGAATTCCGTTCGCAAGGACCTAAAGGATTTAAGGGATGCCGGAGGCAATTCTATCCGTTGGTGGCTATATACCAACAATTCTATGGATCCCACCTTTGATGCCACAACAAACTACGCTACGGGAATAGAAACCCAGACCATAGACAATGTTCAAATGGTGCTGGACATTGCCGAAGAATATGGAATCGTGGTGGACCTGTGCCTGCTTTCCTTTGATATGATGAAGGAATCCTATTCCGCCGATGTCTCCTGGGGGAGCCGGTTCAATTTCAAAGCCAATAGGCTTATCTTGGAAGATACCGTCGCAACCCGAGCTTTTATTGACAAGGCTGTTCTCCCTCTTGTCAAAAAATTCAAGGACCATCCGGCTCTGCTTTCCTGGGAAGTGATCAACGAACCCGAAGGAATGACCAGCACGGAAAATTTCGGAAATGGCTGGGGAACGACTCTTGTTGACATATCTTACATTCAGAGGGTCATCAACATGGTTGCCGACGCCATCCATACCGAAGCCCCCAGCAACCTAGTAAGTAATGGAAGTGCCCGATTCTCCATGACCAGCGACCAGTGCGGTACTAACTACTACACTGACACAAGACTGCTCGCTTCGGGAAACAACAAGTATTCCAAGGGAACTCTCGACTTCTATCAGGTCCATTACTACCCCGAATGGAACACTAACGACGCAAGTCCTTTCCATCATCCTTACAGCTATTTTCAGCTAGACAAGCCCATGGTGGTTGGAGAACTCCCGGGCGCAAGCTGGGACAACATCTCCTCCGGCGGAAACCTGTCTAGCGATCCTGCTGGCTCCAGGGCCATCACCATCGACAGCGCCTATACCTATGCGTTTAAGAATGGGTATTCTGGAGCCCTGGGTTGGACTCTGCATGAAGAGCAAAGCAACTCATTCTATGGCCCTGTTACCTGGAGCTTGGAAAATTCAGCATCCGCATTAACCAAGATTTACAATCTGGACTCTTCAAAGGTTAAACTGAAGGACTTTGCCTCGTCTGCTTCCGGACAGAACGGCTGGATGAAGGTGACCTACAGCAACACCGATGCAAAAGAAGGTGCTAACCTCACCTACAACTTTACGCAAAACCTATCGTCTGCGACGGCGATTACCTTTACGGTCAAGAATAACGCCACAAGTGACCTGCAGTACACGATGGCCCTAAAGACCAACGACAAGGATGCCCACCAAGCTTGGGGATGGTATAACGCCAATAGTTACTGCGACGTGAAGGCCGGGGCAACAGCCA from Fibrobacter sp. harbors:
- the mnmE gene encoding tRNA uridine-5-carboxymethylaminomethyl(34) synthesis GTPase MnmE — encoded protein: MDSRTIVAPMTPAGVSAVAAIRVSGPQVRDVVLALFGERAVARLESHKARLGTARDPKTGETVDSLLYLFFEGPNSYTGEDTLELYPHGNPLIVRELIQAIRKVQGVRLAEPGEFTRRAFLNGKMDLVQAESVADVIHSANRAELKNAHRLLSGTLSKKIQELNEQVKDMSARLELDVDFAEEEADPDYDSWRKRIVAIGEKISEILQSFRGKENLSRLPLVVLYGAPNAGKSSLVNALLGEDRILVSSVPGTTRDFVEVRLFLPGGEIRLVDTAGIADRATDELDALSMEKSREILKEADLKIHVVDGTEAGWRVEPAMTKDESDMTVITKKDRLDSAGPSCDQNPTPYNLLVSSKTGEGLAELRQKMDAALFTEGRSPEDIWITSERERACLAEAFEGVKRALDLLQKQPAVELLAFEMQLVRRSLQSVVGEISSEDILQSIFAGFCIGK
- a CDS encoding cellulase family glycosylhydrolase, which gives rise to MDFKIITMAFGLLAATYAGAANGDGYKMSVCSSDKSKLCYNGKEIFLNGMNVAWWHFGQDVGKDANGKIQKLDENSVRKDLKDLRDAGGNSIRWWLYTNNSMDPTFDATTNYATGIETQTIDNVQMVLDIAEEYGIVVDLCLLSFDMMKESYSADVSWGSRFNFKANRLILEDTVATRAFIDKAVLPLVKKFKDHPALLSWEVINEPEGMTSTENFGNGWGTTLVDISYIQRVINMVADAIHTEAPSNLVSNGSARFSMTSDQCGTNYYTDTRLLASGNNKYSKGTLDFYQVHYYPEWNTNDASPFHHPYSYFQLDKPMVVGELPGASWDNISSGGNLSSDPAGSRAITIDSAYTYAFKNGYSGALGWTLHEEQSNSFYGPVTWSLENSASALTKIYNLDSSKVKLKDFASSASGQNGWMKVTYSNTDAKEGANLTYNFTQNLSSATAITFTVKNNATSDLQYTMALKTNDKDAHQAWGWYNANSYCDVKAGATATCTFPINKFAYWEDDYSISSNLGNLFQVIIKLTTDKFSGEVLIDNVKVDNSIVINDFDTEFDTFTPETATITKVETYFDGTPSQKPSYVYHAPSQSLGARLTFQGSSLSFTTARSGNVSLDVFDLQGNRVASLYKGALSAGTHQFSLSGMARGSYLVRAKGAGLSATKRIVIK
- a CDS encoding aldose 1-epimerase, with protein sequence MSNFKLISRPLGTIQCYVLQRDDGAELEILSGYGGGLNAWRIPVAKNGAGVTGSDKLDLLFGYRKGDDIYKMGPDTNAGCRLAPFPGRTAYAKFTWNGNTYALINNVSWAPHALHGFLQNKEWKFESFENDSESCTAVFTCDWPGAFAGFPFPFKVTNKVTFTGESYTVEASVQNIGKALMPYSEGWHPYYSLGEKVDSLKMTLPESKLALLDQADLPTGNFKDDTRFVGGRAIGDEFINDCFCLGGDFSSATAQSQTQAHVFLEGSAGKLDIWQQAGQGQYNAIQIYTPPTRASIAIEPMTSEPDALNHHRGLIEIPPEDSRKFTFGAKFQKK
- a CDS encoding sugar transporter, which gives rise to MVPLKKYPAYSSWSYLAFMSIGALICSVGITCVTGQFNFHPVGIGCGLLWVLGGALCFWAVQAEADLAGTGLRSMSVSILLSFFSGVVIFQEKTLLYYSIPAIACMIIGIWIPASKTKSIWKNWRSLLSGAVFGTYLIPFKFSGMGDMEFLFPFSFGVCIGSLVLVGLVTFRRRKDIRHSNIVPTLLSMASGVMWMFGTLAIFWTIADDGMFGYAVGYPLLQLNLVVNQLWGVFVFGEYASRGGRIKLAMSTVVILIGAVLLTLSKM